Proteins encoded by one window of Natronoarchaeum mannanilyticum:
- a CDS encoding sulfite exporter TauE/SafE family protein — MAISLLLIAVLAAIALVAGVGITTIGPGGIFVTVALYALTPLSSTEVAGTAHATFIVTGLVGTVAYARSGELLDGDGRGMAAILSAASVVGALAGAALNSYVSRRLFGVLLGAVAGLTGATLLYREWRELEPIVSVDASNRDGQAALGTLGFGLGVASGLVGVGGPVLAVPALVVLGVPILLALGVAQVQSIFISGFATAGYFAQGAVSVPYAVLVGVPQVAGVVVGWAIAHRVDPARLKVVLGAILVGVGGYLIA; from the coding sequence GTGGCGATTTCGCTTCTCCTGATCGCGGTTCTGGCCGCGATCGCGCTCGTCGCCGGCGTCGGCATCACGACGATCGGCCCCGGCGGCATCTTCGTGACCGTCGCGCTGTACGCCCTCACGCCGCTGTCCTCGACCGAGGTCGCCGGGACGGCCCACGCCACGTTCATCGTGACGGGCCTCGTCGGAACGGTCGCGTACGCGCGTTCCGGCGAACTGCTCGACGGTGACGGACGCGGGATGGCCGCGATCCTCAGCGCGGCGAGCGTGGTCGGCGCGCTGGCCGGCGCGGCGCTCAACAGCTACGTCTCGCGGCGCCTGTTCGGCGTCCTGCTCGGCGCCGTCGCGGGGCTGACGGGGGCCACTCTGCTGTACCGGGAGTGGCGCGAACTCGAACCGATCGTCTCGGTCGACGCGTCGAATCGCGACGGGCAAGCCGCGCTCGGCACGCTCGGGTTCGGCCTCGGCGTCGCCAGCGGGCTGGTCGGCGTCGGCGGGCCGGTGCTGGCGGTCCCCGCGCTGGTCGTGCTCGGCGTGCCGATCCTGCTGGCGCTCGGCGTCGCGCAGGTGCAGTCGATCTTCATCTCCGGGTTCGCGACCGCGGGCTACTTCGCGCAGGGGGCCGTGTCGGTGCCGTACGCCGTGCTCGTCGGCGTCCCGCAGGTCGCCGGCGTCGTCGTGGGATGGGCGATCGCCCACCGCGTCGACCCCGCCCGGCTGAAGGTCGTGCTGGGCGCTATCCTCGTCGGCGTCGGCGGCTATCTGATCGCGTAA
- a CDS encoding Vms1/Ankzf1 family peptidyl-tRNA hydrolase has translation MLDRLLGRASLKERVAELEDERDSLRAQLEAERERRADAVSDRQDAQERVNRLEDKIEQLEDALDRQDDADDGIEFRGVEELRGSRVDAVLDRLESVETGPEEIMTAMVEDASAEAVREAFGERAPLVARAAPCLAITDDAGVVSAALDVPVAPEPFATWSDGVELDREWFRPTGRYAVALVRADLFALGEYEGRGRRSVAGFRSGVKGDHSKGGFSQGRFERLRDEQIDEHLGKCRERIAEREADRLYLLGDAAAIDRLDVDAAATDAVGATGDPEDALADAVREFFSVRLYRL, from the coding sequence ATGCTCGACAGGTTGCTCGGTCGCGCGTCGCTCAAGGAGCGCGTCGCCGAGCTGGAAGACGAGCGCGACAGCCTCCGCGCACAACTGGAGGCCGAGCGGGAGCGCCGCGCCGACGCGGTCAGCGACCGGCAGGACGCCCAGGAGCGGGTCAACCGGCTCGAAGACAAGATCGAACAGCTCGAGGACGCGCTGGACCGCCAGGACGACGCCGACGACGGGATCGAGTTCCGCGGCGTCGAGGAGCTACGTGGATCGCGCGTCGACGCCGTGCTCGATCGGCTCGAAAGCGTCGAGACCGGGCCCGAGGAGATCATGACCGCGATGGTCGAGGACGCCTCCGCAGAGGCCGTCCGCGAGGCGTTCGGCGAGCGGGCGCCGCTGGTCGCCCGCGCGGCGCCGTGTCTCGCGATCACCGACGACGCCGGCGTCGTCTCGGCCGCGCTGGACGTGCCGGTCGCGCCCGAGCCCTTCGCGACGTGGAGCGACGGCGTCGAACTCGACCGAGAGTGGTTCCGGCCGACCGGGCGGTACGCCGTCGCGCTGGTGCGCGCGGACCTGTTCGCCCTCGGCGAGTACGAGGGGCGCGGGCGTCGCTCGGTCGCGGGCTTTCGCAGCGGCGTCAAGGGCGACCACTCGAAGGGCGGGTTCTCGCAGGGCCGGTTCGAGCGCCTGCGCGACGAGCAGATCGACGAGCACCTCGGGAAGTGCCGCGAGCGGATCGCCGAACGCGAGGCCGACCGGCTGTACCTGCTGGGCGACGCCGCGGCGATCGACCGGCTCGACGTCGACGCCGCCGCGACCGACGCCGTCGGCGCGACGGGCGATCCCGAGGACGCGCTCGCCGACGCCGTCCGCGAGTTCTTCTCGGTCCGTCTCTACCGGCTCTGA
- a CDS encoding NRAMP family divalent metal transporter, which translates to MSTQNATVLDSLTDFADQYGLAFVMVASYFGSGSVYIASQAGVMHGYTLLWAVVGAALLGFMAQDMSARLGIHGESLMVFVREKLGRPLAVTIALFLSIGCVAWTVGLVAAVGAGVSFLLGGAVAWQPIAVATTIAAIAVGLLAYDTVENIMIGMMLSLLVVYVIVALPSSPAAGELAMGFVPTMDSFGALAVAAGLLGTTALWPNFFLESILVGQKGWTERSDLPAARRDLSVAYAVGGITTVAILIASAALLRPMGYTSLETFLTPGRALVEVLGTWAMVLFVGGVIAAAFNSIVPIMWTPAYIIPQAAGVDVEKGDRLFSLVFAGLTGIGVLSPVVSAALDLTVVDMVILFPTYNGIFALPVAAVLLFWAVNDRETMGEHRNGRRLNLVNAALVVLAIVLAVLSVRDFVGLITGGGF; encoded by the coding sequence ATGAGCACGCAAAACGCGACGGTTCTCGACAGTCTCACCGACTTTGCCGACCAGTACGGCCTGGCGTTCGTGATGGTCGCCAGCTACTTCGGCTCGGGGTCGGTGTACATCGCGAGCCAGGCGGGCGTGATGCACGGGTACACCCTGCTGTGGGCCGTCGTCGGCGCCGCGCTGCTGGGCTTTATGGCCCAGGACATGAGCGCCCGGCTGGGCATCCACGGCGAGTCGCTGATGGTGTTCGTCCGCGAGAAGCTCGGGCGTCCCCTGGCCGTGACGATCGCGCTGTTCCTCTCGATCGGCTGCGTCGCCTGGACCGTCGGGCTGGTCGCGGCCGTCGGCGCCGGCGTCTCGTTCCTGCTGGGCGGCGCCGTCGCCTGGCAGCCGATCGCCGTCGCGACGACGATCGCCGCGATCGCGGTCGGACTGTTGGCCTACGACACCGTCGAGAACATCATGATCGGGATGATGCTCTCGCTGCTGGTCGTGTACGTCATCGTCGCGCTCCCGAGCAGCCCCGCCGCCGGGGAGCTCGCGATGGGGTTCGTCCCGACGATGGATTCGTTCGGCGCGCTGGCGGTGGCCGCCGGACTGCTCGGGACGACGGCGCTGTGGCCCAACTTCTTCCTCGAGTCGATCCTCGTCGGCCAGAAGGGGTGGACCGAACGGAGCGACCTGCCGGCCGCACGCCGCGACCTCTCGGTCGCGTACGCCGTCGGCGGGATCACGACCGTCGCGATCCTGATCGCCTCGGCGGCGCTGCTGCGCCCGATGGGCTACACGTCCCTGGAGACGTTCCTCACGCCCGGCAGGGCCCTCGTCGAGGTGCTCGGCACCTGGGCGATGGTGCTGTTCGTCGGCGGCGTGATCGCCGCCGCGTTCAACAGCATCGTCCCGATCATGTGGACGCCGGCGTACATCATCCCGCAGGCCGCCGGCGTCGACGTCGAGAAGGGCGATCGGCTCTTCTCGCTCGTCTTCGCGGGCCTGACCGGGATCGGCGTCCTCTCGCCGGTCGTCAGCGCCGCGCTCGACCTGACGGTCGTCGACATGGTGATCCTGTTCCCGACGTACAACGGGATCTTCGCGCTGCCGGTCGCCGCTGTCCTGCTGTTCTGGGCGGTCAACGACCGCGAGACGATGGGCGAACACCGCAACGGCCGCCGGCTGAACCTGGTCAACGCCGCGCTGGTGGTGCTCGCGATCGTGCTCGCGGTGCTCTCGGTGCGCGACTTCGTCGGCCTCATCACCGGCGGAGGGTTCTAG